A genomic segment from Paenibacillus sp. FSL K6-1096 encodes:
- a CDS encoding DUF4303 domain-containing protein yields the protein MNRFLKEFEDHFRAGFLSDLEQTLAKVQHEKVYACAFGTDSDWVTLFLAVNTEESLARHISDMKEQGLYDSEEDRIYYRWGCSEYQYGDDTHFNHISRLLYATEDVYQYKDDIIRIIAKVVNETADEVFARYGQTKADITFFVSLTDDDLAEDTENQSVLQMTVPDLASEFLKRYAGMI from the coding sequence ATGAACCGCTTTTTAAAAGAATTCGAGGACCACTTTAGAGCAGGTTTTCTATCCGATCTGGAACAAACGCTGGCTAAGGTGCAGCATGAAAAAGTATACGCTTGTGCTTTTGGAACGGACAGTGATTGGGTTACCCTGTTTTTGGCGGTAAATACAGAGGAATCTCTGGCCAGGCATATCTCGGATATGAAAGAGCAAGGATTGTATGACAGTGAGGAAGACAGGATCTACTACAGATGGGGCTGCTCCGAATACCAGTATGGCGATGACACGCACTTTAACCACATCAGTCGGCTATTGTATGCAACAGAAGATGTTTATCAGTACAAGGATGATATCATTCGAATCATCGCTAAAGTGGTGAATGAGACTGCAGACGAGGTTTTTGCCCGCTATGGACAAACCAAAGCAGACATTACATTCTTCGTATCGTTGACCGATGACGATCTGGCAGAGGACACAGAGAATCAGTCGGTTCTTCAAATGACGGTACCCGACTTGGCCAGTGAGTTCTTAAAACGATATGCTGGTATGATTTAG
- a CDS encoding ATP-binding protein, whose product MSDWLETPEEGMKVFAVSGIGGIGKTTLLTKLAAEARGASVRVLWVDGQLCLHTPRDVLAYLDMSLETEYGRVRKADETLLAHVVTELYRERTVIIMDNCESLARSESWLLAQLFPRLQDSACLLVMASRTGLPLHWYTDPVWSGRIQSFPLELFTREQIYEYLQDSGLPDRLQQDIAQRSEGHPLLLALTTDLMRREGTDQMETAVQLPRILSAELLREAADPFMYEALQLLSLFPAADQTMLNRLLKHPLRAAEYTALSSLSCVRMVPAGLALHQVVGRILRDDYKQRDPGEYNTMRRLALKLLIELYPAADRLRQMQFAAHALELYREQLPAAHQYVDFSGVHGQEQQQGFCPEDLPYLHRFLEVSLSRSDWQSELVKAGAHHRLLDDIAELSPMSILVTRNAEGIPLGFSAGLWLHAETMPLLERYAPLYLEMLGEEAEQMRTLSSEAADTMCMLLAAVNVDQSFYRPEELGAVLFQAWMIETTNGWRAIIATEDPQLHMLLPLSGFQPKQPQPPDRLQPGMVVWELDFRQASFGRWVERVILQSAQQQELAAEIPPVPWDQVRSLLQHLYNDNLLSSLPILAAAGMSGAGMRDLMQNILAAEPPYPLTELEQHILRESYLRKNYGKSQLADAFHMSRTTFYRHTRQALEHLGHVLAGKLNGFTAKDE is encoded by the coding sequence TTGTCCGATTGGCTGGAAACGCCTGAGGAGGGGATGAAGGTTTTTGCGGTATCCGGCATTGGCGGCATCGGCAAAACGACCCTGCTTACAAAGCTGGCGGCGGAGGCCCGGGGGGCGTCAGTACGTGTGCTGTGGGTGGACGGGCAGCTCTGCCTGCATACGCCAAGGGATGTGCTGGCTTATCTGGACATGAGCCTGGAGACGGAATACGGCAGAGTACGTAAGGCGGATGAGACGCTGCTTGCCCATGTTGTAACGGAATTATATCGTGAGCGTACCGTTATTATTATGGATAACTGCGAGTCGTTGGCCCGGAGCGAGAGCTGGCTGCTGGCACAGTTGTTCCCCAGATTACAGGATTCTGCGTGTTTGCTGGTGATGGCGTCGAGAACCGGACTGCCGCTTCACTGGTATACAGACCCTGTGTGGTCGGGCAGGATTCAGAGCTTTCCGCTGGAGCTGTTTACCCGGGAGCAAATCTATGAATACTTGCAGGACAGCGGTCTCCCGGACCGGCTGCAGCAGGACATTGCCCAGAGATCGGAAGGGCACCCGCTGCTGCTTGCGTTGACTACAGACCTGATGAGGAGAGAAGGTACGGATCAAATGGAAACGGCGGTTCAGCTGCCTAGAATCCTGAGTGCCGAGCTGCTTCGGGAGGCCGCCGACCCGTTCATGTATGAGGCTCTGCAGCTGCTGTCGCTGTTTCCCGCTGCAGATCAGACGATGCTTAACCGCCTGCTGAAGCATCCGCTCCGTGCAGCGGAATACACAGCGCTTAGCAGCTTGTCATGCGTCCGGATGGTTCCGGCCGGACTTGCTTTGCATCAGGTGGTGGGCCGGATCTTGAGAGACGACTATAAGCAGCGTGATCCCGGAGAATATAATACAATGCGCCGGCTGGCGTTAAAATTGTTGATCGAGCTATATCCGGCCGCAGACCGGCTGCGCCAAATGCAGTTTGCGGCCCATGCGCTGGAGCTGTACCGTGAGCAGCTGCCTGCAGCTCATCAGTATGTTGATTTCTCGGGTGTTCACGGGCAGGAGCAGCAGCAAGGTTTTTGTCCGGAGGATTTGCCGTATCTGCACCGTTTTTTGGAGGTATCTTTATCCCGCTCCGACTGGCAATCCGAGCTGGTGAAGGCCGGAGCGCATCACCGTCTGCTTGATGATATTGCAGAGTTGAGTCCAATGAGCATTCTGGTCACCAGAAATGCTGAAGGTATTCCGCTGGGGTTCTCTGCCGGGCTGTGGCTGCATGCCGAAACGATGCCGCTGCTGGAACGGTACGCTCCGCTTTATCTCGAAATGCTGGGTGAAGAGGCGGAGCAGATGCGAACGCTATCTTCCGAAGCGGCGGATACGATGTGCATGCTGCTGGCCGCGGTCAACGTGGACCAGTCCTTTTACCGGCCGGAGGAGCTAGGCGCCGTGCTGTTCCAAGCATGGATGATCGAGACAACAAATGGCTGGCGGGCGATTATCGCGACAGAGGACCCGCAGCTGCATATGCTGCTTCCGTTGTCCGGTTTCCAGCCCAAACAACCGCAGCCGCCTGACCGGCTTCAGCCGGGTATGGTCGTATGGGAGCTGGACTTCCGGCAGGCGTCCTTCGGCCGGTGGGTGGAGCGGGTGATTCTGCAGTCGGCACAACAACAGGAGCTGGCGGCAGAGATTCCTCCCGTTCCGTGGGACCAGGTGAGAAGCCTTCTTCAGCATCTGTATAACGATAACCTTCTAAGTTCTCTGCCGATTCTAGCGGCGGCGGGGATGAGCGGGGCAGGGATGAGGGACCTGATGCAGAATATATTAGCGGCAGAGCCGCCCTATCCGCTCACAGAATTGGAGCAGCATATCTTACGGGAGAGCTATTTGCGTAAAAATTACGGAAAATCTCAGCTCGCGGATGCTTTTCATATGAGCCGAACGACCTTTTACCGCCATACCCGGCAGGCTTTGGAGCATCTGGGTCATGTGTTGGCCGGGAAATTGAACGGATTTACAGCAAAAGATGAGTAA
- a CDS encoding SDR family oxidoreductase, with the protein MSQNGKVAIVTGASRGIGRQIAIQLAGLGLKVAVNYSSNREKADEVVQTIKESGGEAIAIQGDVSKVSEVEALFSETIGQFGRVDILVNNAGIMDCVPIADVTEEMFDRHFAVNVKGTYFACQQAMKHMEQGGTIINFSTSVSGAMLPTYSVYAATKGAVEQLTRQLAKEFGAKDIVVNCVAPGQVSTELFLNGKSEELVDSFRRMNAFGRLGEPEDIANMIDLLVSDKARWITGQTIRVNGGFN; encoded by the coding sequence ATGAGTCAGAACGGAAAAGTAGCCATCGTCACAGGTGCATCACGGGGGATTGGAAGACAAATCGCCATTCAGTTGGCCGGGTTAGGACTAAAAGTAGCCGTCAACTATTCATCTAACCGGGAAAAAGCGGACGAGGTCGTCCAAACCATTAAGGAATCCGGCGGCGAAGCCATAGCCATTCAAGGCGACGTAAGCAAGGTGAGCGAGGTTGAAGCGCTGTTCTCGGAGACAATCGGGCAATTCGGGCGTGTCGATATTTTGGTGAATAATGCGGGAATCATGGACTGTGTGCCTATCGCGGACGTAACGGAGGAGATGTTCGACCGGCATTTTGCTGTGAATGTCAAAGGCACTTATTTCGCTTGCCAGCAAGCGATGAAGCATATGGAGCAGGGCGGAACGATTATTAACTTCTCGACCTCTGTATCGGGCGCGATGCTGCCGACTTATAGTGTCTATGCCGCGACCAAAGGGGCAGTTGAGCAGTTAACCCGCCAGTTAGCGAAGGAATTCGGAGCGAAGGATATCGTCGTCAATTGCGTTGCACCCGGGCAGGTATCGACGGAGTTATTCCTGAACGGGAAATCCGAGGAGCTGGTGGATTCCTTCCGGCGGATGAATGCTTTTGGACGGCTTGGTGAACCGGAGGATATTGCGAATATGATCGACCTGCTCGTCAGTGACAAGGCCCGCTGGATTACAGGGCAGACGATTCGCGTCAACGGCGGGTTTAACTGA
- a CDS encoding amidohydrolase — protein MKTLIKGTTILTMRHEEPFTGDILIDGDRIADIQSFLSTEADEIIHAGGMAAMPGLINAHQHTPMSLLRGFSDDLKLMDWLNRKMLPAEDRMTPEDIYWGAKLAMAEMIRSGTTAFADMYIHMNEIAAAVEEVGMRASLTRGLTFLENDEGRRMAEALDLIRHWSGKADGRITTMLGPHSPYTVPPQPFRELIELAEQENIPLHTHLAETKEEVITIREKYNQTPTEYLYHLGLFEKAHVLLAHSVHLNRRDIGYLKGMRGGVSHNPVSNLKLGCGIAPVQDMAEQGITIGLGTDGAGSATTLDMFEEIRAATWLQKLDYGDPTKLPAMDALRMATAGSAELLHIAHEVGTLEIGKKADIILIDLRKPHLQPVHNLPSLLAYCANSADVDTTIVNGKVLMQGRQLLTIDEDELLEQVSLRAKRIVRDI, from the coding sequence ATGAAGACGTTAATCAAAGGCACGACCATCTTAACTATGAGGCACGAGGAACCGTTTACCGGGGATATTCTCATCGACGGAGACCGCATAGCGGATATCCAGTCCTTCCTCTCCACTGAAGCGGATGAGATCATTCATGCCGGGGGTATGGCAGCAATGCCCGGGCTGATCAACGCCCACCAGCACACCCCTATGAGCTTATTGCGGGGATTTTCCGACGACTTGAAGCTTATGGATTGGTTAAACCGGAAGATGCTCCCTGCTGAAGACCGAATGACTCCAGAGGACATCTATTGGGGCGCCAAGCTTGCGATGGCCGAAATGATCAGATCGGGGACGACCGCCTTTGCCGACATGTACATCCATATGAATGAAATCGCGGCTGCGGTAGAAGAGGTCGGCATGCGGGCTTCTTTAACGCGGGGACTTACTTTCCTCGAAAATGACGAAGGGCGGCGGATGGCCGAGGCGCTGGATCTCATTCGTCACTGGAGCGGTAAAGCAGATGGCAGAATCACGACCATGTTGGGTCCGCACTCCCCTTACACAGTTCCTCCGCAGCCCTTTAGAGAGCTTATTGAATTAGCGGAGCAGGAGAACATTCCGTTACACACTCATTTGGCCGAAACGAAAGAGGAAGTCATTACAATTCGGGAAAAGTACAATCAGACTCCAACCGAATATTTGTATCACCTCGGTCTGTTCGAAAAAGCACATGTACTCCTCGCACATAGCGTGCATCTAAATCGCCGTGATATCGGGTATTTGAAGGGTATGCGGGGCGGAGTGTCCCATAATCCAGTGAGCAACCTCAAGCTTGGCTGTGGCATAGCGCCGGTTCAGGATATGGCCGAGCAAGGAATTACCATCGGCTTGGGCACAGACGGGGCGGGCAGCGCCACCACATTAGACATGTTCGAGGAGATCCGCGCTGCAACATGGCTGCAAAAGTTGGATTACGGCGACCCGACGAAGCTTCCCGCTATGGATGCTCTCCGTATGGCGACAGCCGGAAGTGCGGAACTGCTGCACATTGCCCATGAGGTGGGCACGCTCGAAATCGGGAAGAAGGCGGACATCATCTTGATTGATCTGAGAAAACCCCACCTGCAGCCGGTCCACAACCTCCCTTCACTGCTCGCCTACTGCGCGAACAGTGCGGATGTCGACACCACCATTGTTAACGGAAAAGTGTTAATGCAAGGCCGTCAGCTGCTCACCATTGATGAGGACGAGTTATTAGAGCAAGTTTCACTGCGCGCTAAGCGTATCGTTCGAGATATTTAA
- a CDS encoding MerR family transcriptional regulator, protein MKIKEVADMLKISQRAIRFYEEKGLIAPSKQDDNQYRMFDEEDIWRLQTIIALRELGMPVSDIRTALLDIEAKGNSQLRYLLELQRSVMFTKWVEMQQIIETTDQMIETLKNDHTVPLDDIYILAEGSRRLREQRTWKDKWGYDRLAGVHDQLVQEDKRKYGDYDEALRLVVKWVSPIRGERGLDIGTGTGNLAGRLIHEGAVMAGVDQSKEMLKECRRKFPEMETKLGNFLALPYLDGKFDFIVSSFALHHLTSDQMLLSVQEMRRVLKPHGRICIADLMADGEVSTVPEGDEDYVLLPKLIDLLEDSGCITKHLKVNHLLHVVLAVPIR, encoded by the coding sequence ATGAAAATAAAAGAAGTCGCTGATATGCTGAAAATATCGCAGCGCGCGATCCGGTTTTACGAAGAAAAGGGTCTCATTGCGCCTTCCAAACAAGATGACAATCAGTACCGGATGTTTGACGAAGAAGATATTTGGCGCTTGCAGACGATTATTGCACTCAGGGAATTAGGAATGCCGGTTAGTGACATTCGGACGGCGCTGCTAGATATCGAAGCCAAAGGAAACAGTCAATTACGGTATTTGCTGGAGCTCCAGCGGTCCGTCATGTTCACCAAGTGGGTCGAAATGCAGCAGATTATCGAGACCACAGACCAAATGATTGAAACCCTCAAGAACGACCATACCGTTCCGCTTGACGACATTTACATTCTGGCCGAAGGCTCTAGAAGACTAAGGGAGCAACGGACATGGAAGGATAAATGGGGATATGACCGCTTGGCCGGCGTTCACGATCAGTTGGTTCAAGAGGACAAACGGAAGTATGGGGACTATGATGAGGCGCTGCGCCTTGTTGTGAAGTGGGTCTCGCCCATCCGTGGAGAACGGGGATTGGATATTGGGACGGGTACAGGCAATTTAGCCGGCCGGCTGATCCATGAAGGCGCGGTAATGGCTGGGGTGGACCAGTCCAAAGAAATGTTAAAGGAGTGCCGGCGCAAATTCCCAGAGATGGAGACCAAGCTTGGTAATTTCCTGGCATTGCCGTACCTTGACGGAAAATTTGATTTTATCGTTTCAAGTTTCGCTCTGCATCATCTGACGAGTGACCAAATGCTGCTCTCTGTTCAGGAGATGCGCAGGGTCTTAAAGCCTCACGGACGAATCTGCATCGCGGATTTGATGGCTGACGGGGAAGTAAGCACAGTCCCTGAAGGGGATGAGGATTATGTTCTACTCCCCAAGCTCATTGATTTATTAGAGGACAGCGGATGCATTACGAAACACCTTAAAGTAAATCACTTGTTGCATGTTGTTTTAGCAGTACCTATCCGGTAA
- a CDS encoding S-layer homology domain-containing protein yields the protein MRIHKSKIAALLVGVMLIGQPGLYTAPAFSAGSAADGIIAAADDQQAIPPVIEGWVELSSPEHLVYIDQHQEQYVDKNLRLLQDIDLSGVSWIPFGGNEYAPFSGVFDGQGHSVKGVTIDGYTSEYAGFFGEASGSIRNLSLELNIRGGSVTGGVAGMLSGGSIERAYTKGSVTSILPRNPNLVTSAGGITGILERATIERSSSDAAVTVGPGANRYSGGISGALATSSIIDSYSGGPVRNTEYAGMGHLFTAGVSAYLIGFPEDRNTIKHTYSHGIIPSDYPGTYTGRAGVAAYVTRTDVYSSYFDTNTTGMTVGIDSSYESDILEATGKTTAEMKQQTTYMGWDFVHTWNINSKVNDGYPYLRPEVLTETLPYAVHNKPYSYALAGYDGAHEGLTWSASGLPEGLSLSASGEIQGTPTAAFPDNRSYTVKITAIDAGGAAAVRSLQLEVKRPAPELDAALQPGTAIGTTAIEVVPQETGSSFAYMLDRAENDPPLLDSSLPQGAAPYIPGSDLAGVQPGTTVDLYEINGQGHIRAWQRVVLEAAHIRQEVPVSSITLEPSSLLLTAGGAPVKLTAILKPDSATYKEVSWRSTDPAVAEVDEFSGEIRPLSPGQAVIVATASNGLTAEASLTVESAAGSVTGSVYSSELDPIAGASVSLGSTLELTDSQGHFRLDHITVGTHTLTIAATGYHTFTQSIEITEGQTADTGRIMLTSSKTPEPEPSPTPTPTPSPTPTPTPTPTPTPTPTPTPTPTPSPTPTPTPTPTPTPTPTPTPSPTPTPTPSPSPEPTADIGSAPVSPAATADPTKVQLTINGQGVRVTMSLETTQGGQPAIRLKPDASVLAQALAAQNEIRIEFQTDSYSAVFLDLPAEALLNRLKLASAANTPANHPETSAAATGPDDPAITFTVNGAGHQLPLRGLNGLIPALDSGSIVTLGISWLTAAEMEALSTVLANQGAELTGSPVAFSIERDGKPVESLSNRNTNVYLNKTLPLTSPADPLQAAVVRVDQNNRVHFAPARFGATAGEAVIQSPYNGLFAAIVTRRSFADTAGHWAEEDIQLLANKWIIQGVSRASFSPDTVLTRAELTALLVRSLGWMESGAVRSFADVPSGAWYAAAVSTAQEAGLITGYGDSTFRPNAGLTHEQLAAVIARTLSFAGKSSHINGLPPEALAGTASLAPWAVQPVSMLLEAGLLEHSEAADFSPEAPVTRAESAVMLTRMLKYMKFTDS from the coding sequence GTGAGAATACATAAATCAAAAATCGCCGCTTTGCTTGTGGGCGTGATGCTTATCGGACAGCCGGGACTGTATACAGCGCCCGCTTTTTCGGCCGGCTCTGCTGCAGACGGTATCATTGCAGCTGCGGACGACCAGCAGGCTATACCGCCGGTGATAGAAGGCTGGGTTGAATTATCCTCCCCGGAGCATCTGGTCTACATCGACCAGCACCAGGAGCAATATGTAGACAAGAACCTGCGGCTGCTCCAGGACATCGATCTGTCCGGCGTGTCCTGGATTCCTTTTGGCGGTAATGAGTATGCTCCATTTAGCGGAGTTTTTGACGGGCAAGGGCACTCTGTAAAAGGGGTCACCATCGACGGCTACACAAGCGAATACGCCGGTTTCTTCGGCGAGGCCAGCGGGAGCATACGCAACCTGAGCTTGGAGTTGAATATCAGAGGCGGCTCCGTTACAGGCGGAGTTGCGGGAATGTTGTCCGGGGGGAGCATTGAGAGAGCTTATACGAAAGGCAGTGTAACCAGTATTCTTCCCCGTAATCCGAATCTGGTTACTTCTGCCGGCGGAATTACAGGAATACTGGAGCGGGCAACCATTGAGCGAAGCTCCTCGGATGCTGCTGTCACCGTTGGCCCGGGAGCCAACAGGTACAGCGGCGGGATTTCCGGGGCTCTTGCCACTTCCTCCATTATCGACTCCTATTCCGGGGGCCCGGTTCGCAACACAGAGTATGCCGGAATGGGTCATCTGTTCACCGCCGGAGTCAGCGCTTATTTGATCGGTTTTCCAGAAGATAGAAACACTATTAAACATACTTATTCCCATGGAATCATACCTTCTGATTATCCCGGAACTTATACTGGCAGAGCGGGCGTTGCAGCTTATGTGACACGGACAGATGTATATAGTTCATACTTCGATACGAATACTACCGGGATGACTGTCGGGATAGACAGTTCCTATGAATCGGATATCCTCGAGGCTACCGGTAAAACAACCGCCGAGATGAAGCAGCAAACGACTTACATGGGCTGGGATTTCGTGCACACCTGGAATATAAACTCAAAAGTAAACGATGGATACCCTTACTTACGCCCCGAAGTATTAACAGAGACGCTCCCTTATGCCGTGCATAACAAGCCTTATTCCTATGCACTTGCCGGTTATGACGGCGCACATGAAGGACTGACCTGGAGCGCTTCAGGACTTCCCGAGGGCTTGAGTTTGAGCGCTTCAGGCGAAATACAGGGTACTCCGACAGCCGCTTTTCCGGACAATCGCAGCTATACTGTTAAAATAACGGCCATCGATGCCGGCGGGGCAGCGGCTGTACGCTCGCTCCAGCTTGAGGTGAAAAGGCCAGCACCGGAGCTGGATGCAGCGCTTCAGCCTGGTACGGCGATCGGCACGACAGCCATTGAGGTGGTACCGCAGGAGACCGGCAGCTCCTTTGCATACATGCTGGACCGGGCGGAAAATGATCCTCCTCTATTGGACAGCTCCCTCCCGCAAGGTGCGGCGCCATATATCCCCGGCTCCGATCTTGCCGGTGTACAGCCGGGAACGACTGTAGATCTGTATGAGATAAACGGACAGGGACATATTCGAGCCTGGCAGCGTGTTGTGCTGGAGGCCGCGCATATTCGGCAGGAGGTCCCGGTTAGCAGCATCACGCTTGAGCCGTCATCCCTTCTCCTGACAGCCGGCGGAGCGCCGGTGAAGCTTACTGCAATTCTGAAGCCGGACTCCGCCACCTATAAAGAAGTGAGCTGGAGATCCACTGATCCTGCAGTAGCGGAGGTAGACGAATTTAGCGGTGAAATACGCCCCCTGAGTCCCGGTCAAGCGGTTATTGTCGCCACCGCATCAAACGGTCTTACCGCTGAGGCCTCTCTCACCGTCGAATCTGCGGCAGGCAGCGTGACAGGCTCCGTATACAGCTCTGAGCTTGACCCGATTGCAGGCGCCTCGGTATCACTCGGCAGCACCCTCGAGCTGACCGATTCGCAGGGACATTTCAGACTGGATCATATTACAGTGGGCACGCACACGCTGACGATAGCAGCAACGGGTTATCACACGTTCACGCAGAGCATCGAGATTACGGAAGGGCAAACAGCAGATACAGGAAGGATTATGCTCACTTCAAGCAAGACGCCTGAGCCGGAACCTTCGCCAACACCGACGCCGACGCCATCGCCGACGCCGACACCAACGCCGACACCGACACCGACACCGACGCCAACGCCGACACCGACACCGACGCCATCACCAACGCCGACGCCGACGCCGACGCCGACACCAACGCCGACGCCGACACCAACACCATCACCGACGCCGACGCCGACACCATCACCGTCGCCGGAACCAACTGCGGACATTGGTTCGGCTCCGGTTAGCCCCGCGGCTACAGCTGATCCAACAAAGGTTCAACTGACCATCAACGGTCAAGGCGTTCGGGTAACGATGTCGCTGGAGACAACCCAAGGAGGGCAGCCGGCGATCCGCTTGAAGCCGGATGCTTCGGTATTGGCTCAAGCACTCGCTGCTCAAAATGAAATTCGTATCGAATTCCAGACGGACAGCTATTCTGCTGTATTTCTTGACCTCCCGGCAGAAGCGCTGCTTAACAGGTTGAAGCTGGCCTCAGCTGCAAATACGCCCGCGAACCATCCGGAAACCTCGGCTGCCGCCACCGGTCCGGATGACCCGGCTATTACTTTTACAGTAAACGGAGCCGGACATCAGCTGCCTCTGCGCGGGCTCAATGGTCTTATACCTGCGCTGGATTCCGGCTCCATCGTGACCCTGGGCATCTCTTGGCTTACTGCGGCTGAGATGGAAGCACTAAGCACTGTTCTTGCGAACCAGGGAGCGGAGCTGACCGGAAGCCCTGTCGCTTTTTCCATAGAGAGAGACGGGAAGCCTGTAGAGAGTCTAAGCAACAGGAACACGAATGTGTATTTGAATAAAACGCTGCCGCTCACCTCCCCCGCTGACCCGCTGCAAGCTGCGGTCGTCCGGGTAGACCAGAACAACCGTGTCCATTTTGCACCTGCGCGGTTCGGCGCAACTGCGGGTGAAGCGGTTATTCAATCGCCGTATAACGGCTTGTTTGCGGCAATTGTAACCCGTCGTTCCTTCGCCGATACAGCCGGGCACTGGGCTGAAGAAGATATTCAGCTTTTGGCTAACAAATGGATTATACAAGGCGTAAGCCGGGCCTCATTCTCACCGGACACCGTCTTGACCCGTGCAGAGCTCACTGCGCTGCTGGTGCGTTCCCTGGGATGGATGGAGTCCGGGGCCGTCCGCTCTTTTGCCGATGTCCCTTCCGGTGCCTGGTATGCTGCGGCTGTTTCAACAGCTCAAGAGGCAGGGCTCATTACAGGCTATGGGGACAGCACATTCCGGCCTAATGCCGGGTTAACACACGAACAGTTAGCCGCTGTGATCGCCCGTACCCTGAGCTTTGCCGGAAAATCCTCCCATATAAACGGACTCCCCCCGGAAGCATTGGCCGGTACAGCCAGCCTCGCTCCTTGGGCGGTACAGCCTGTTTCGATGCTGCTGGAGGCGGGTCTCCTGGAGCATTCCGAAGCTGCGGACTTTTCACCTGAAGCTCCGGTTACCCGTGCGGAGAGTGCGGTTATGTTGACGCGGATGCTGAAGTATATGAAGTTTACAGACAGTTAG
- a CDS encoding GNAT family N-acetyltransferase — protein sequence MKKSLYSSNFIIRNAVFDDIGLLRDIYRRASLSVEADRDLFAAHPEWLVWDDKMLPFTCVAVVNGRVVGFASARPVNGCLELEDLFTDPEWMRQGVASALIQDIARRGVRVEVTASPQAIGFYEAAGFIANGFANTEGGPAPRMYLDVTRTGH from the coding sequence ATGAAAAAGTCATTATACTCGTCTAACTTCATCATTAGAAATGCAGTCTTCGACGATATCGGCCTGCTTCGCGATATTTATCGCCGTGCATCGCTGAGTGTTGAGGCTGACCGGGATCTCTTTGCTGCTCATCCTGAGTGGCTCGTATGGGACGACAAGATGTTGCCGTTCACATGTGTCGCTGTTGTTAACGGGCGGGTCGTCGGCTTTGCGTCAGCACGTCCTGTCAACGGCTGCCTCGAACTAGAGGATCTGTTCACTGATCCTGAATGGATGCGTCAAGGTGTTGCGAGTGCCCTAATCCAAGACATTGCGCGCCGCGGTGTACGTGTAGAGGTGACCGCCAGCCCGCAGGCTATAGGGTTTTACGAAGCCGCTGGCTTCATTGCTAACGGCTTCGCTAACACAGAAGGCGGACCGGCTCCCCGGATGTATCTCGACGTCACGCGTACAGGACATTGA
- a CDS encoding AraC family transcriptional regulator, translating to MDDTLRTGPLLQQLAALILRHAPSAGTHQTLIPSLQLMHATDTAEPLESVYKPSICVVAEGAKAATLSGESYHYDPSTYLVTSVELPINGRITTATPEHPFLGIKLSFDPGTILEIVKEMADPTLIPGETSLGITVARTSEPLLAAIVRLLQLLDAPQDIPILSPLIIREILYRVLQSDQGAHLHQFAIIGSHAHRIAQAIQVITRQYAESLVVEQLAESVNMSTSAFHKHFKRVTAMSPLQYQKVIRLQEARRLMLTESLQASDAAFRVGYESPSQFSREYARQYGRPPVSDVQGLLGSERMS from the coding sequence TTGGACGATACATTGCGGACCGGACCGCTTTTACAGCAATTGGCTGCGCTGATCCTTCGCCATGCTCCATCGGCAGGCACCCATCAGACACTCATTCCTTCCTTGCAGCTGATGCACGCCACAGATACGGCCGAACCGCTGGAGTCTGTCTACAAGCCATCGATCTGCGTCGTTGCTGAGGGAGCCAAAGCGGCCACCCTGTCCGGCGAAAGCTACCATTACGATCCTTCCACTTACCTGGTCACTTCCGTCGAGCTGCCGATTAACGGGAGAATCACTACGGCTACGCCTGAGCATCCTTTTCTGGGCATCAAGCTAAGCTTCGATCCTGGCACCATTCTGGAAATTGTAAAAGAAATGGCGGACCCCACCCTTATTCCGGGTGAAACGTCGCTTGGCATCACCGTTGCCCGAACCTCTGAGCCCTTGCTTGCTGCCATCGTACGGCTCCTCCAGTTACTCGACGCGCCGCAGGATATCCCCATTCTCTCGCCGCTCATCATCCGTGAAATTCTCTATCGTGTTCTTCAGAGCGACCAAGGCGCACATCTGCATCAATTCGCCATCATCGGCAGCCATGCGCACCGGATTGCTCAAGCCATCCAAGTGATTACCAGGCAATATGCCGAGTCCCTTGTCGTTGAACAGCTGGCAGAGTCCGTCAATATGAGCACATCAGCCTTCCATAAACATTTCAAGCGCGTCACCGCTATGAGCCCGCTGCAATACCAGAAGGTCATCCGCCTGCAGGAAGCCCGCCGCCTCATGCTGACCGAATCGCTTCAAGCCTCCGATGCCGCCTTCCGCGTAGGCTATGAGAGCCCCTCCCAATTCAGCCGCGAATACGCCCGCCAGTATGGGAGACCTCCGGTGTCGGATGTTCAGGGGCTGCTGGGATCAGAAAGGATGAGCTAA